The following proteins are co-located in the Halocatena salina genome:
- a CDS encoding ABC transporter ATP-binding protein, with protein MTKQSDPILRVEGLKKYYDTSSGFIDSLLGRGQTVKAVDDVDLELHEGETLGIVGESGCGKTTLGRSILQLIEPTDGNVYYRGEELTDVSNTQLRRLKTDLQYIFQDPFASLNPRLTVGDIIGEPLDVHGIATGQERTERIGELLETVGLSANYTRRYPHEFSGGQRQRIGIARALAVDPEIIVCDEPVSALDVSVQAQILNLLEDLQDEFGLSYIFIAHDLSVVEHISDRVAVMYLGEIAEVGPTQAVFSPPHHPYTEALLSAIPEPDPLWESERITLSGTVPSPINPPSGCRFHTRCPRIIQSKEYDLTQTEWRSIVDLKLHAGNTESVESLTTSDDGAVDVDRSAISNDRLDRLIREEFSLPRELSDPEAETILSEAIDRLHAGEIADATDRLGAFVSPCERSTPDHYRADDTHRIACLLYDSGFDNADSDSGTDAIVEN; from the coding sequence ATGACTAAGCAGTCTGACCCGATCCTGCGGGTCGAGGGACTGAAGAAGTACTACGACACGTCTAGTGGATTCATCGATAGCCTGCTCGGGCGCGGACAGACGGTGAAAGCGGTCGACGACGTCGATCTCGAACTGCACGAGGGAGAGACGCTCGGAATCGTCGGTGAAAGCGGCTGTGGGAAAACTACCCTTGGCCGATCGATCCTTCAGTTGATAGAGCCGACTGATGGAAACGTGTACTACCGCGGCGAGGAGCTGACGGACGTTTCGAACACGCAGCTCCGGCGTCTTAAAACGGATCTCCAGTACATCTTTCAGGATCCGTTTGCCAGCCTGAATCCTCGGCTTACCGTCGGCGATATCATCGGCGAACCGCTCGATGTCCATGGGATTGCAACGGGACAAGAGCGTACCGAACGGATCGGTGAACTGCTCGAAACTGTCGGGTTGAGCGCGAATTACACGCGACGCTATCCACACGAGTTCTCAGGTGGACAGCGTCAGCGTATCGGGATCGCTCGCGCGCTCGCGGTCGATCCGGAGATCATCGTGTGTGACGAGCCGGTGAGCGCGCTCGACGTGAGCGTGCAAGCCCAGATCCTCAACCTACTAGAGGATCTTCAAGACGAGTTCGGACTGTCGTACATCTTCATCGCTCACGATCTGAGCGTCGTCGAGCACATCTCCGATCGTGTCGCGGTGATGTATCTCGGAGAAATCGCAGAGGTCGGACCGACCCAAGCGGTGTTCTCCCCACCTCACCATCCCTACACGGAGGCTCTGTTGTCGGCGATTCCCGAACCCGATCCGCTGTGGGAAAGTGAACGGATTACCCTTTCTGGCACCGTTCCATCGCCGATCAATCCACCGTCGGGCTGTCGGTTCCACACCCGGTGTCCACGGATCATCCAATCCAAGGAGTACGATCTCACCCAGACAGAGTGGCGCTCGATCGTGGATCTCAAACTGCACGCGGGCAACACAGAAAGCGTCGAATCGCTCACAACCTCTGACGACGGAGCGGTAGACGTGGATCGCTCAGCGATTTCGAACGATCGACTTGACAGGCTGATCCGTGAGGAGTTCTCGCTGCCCCGTGAGCTGAGTGATCCGGAAGCAGAAACGATCCTCTCGGAGGCGATCGATCGTCTTCATGCGGGCGAAATCGCGGACGCAACCGATCGGCTCGGGGCGTTCGTCTCTCCGTGTGAACGCAGTACACCAGACCACTACCGAGCTGACGACACACACCGAATCGCCTGTCTGCTGTACGACAGTGGGTTTGACAATGCCGACTCGGACAGCGGGACCGACGCCATCGTCGAAAACTAA
- a CDS encoding ABC transporter ATP-binding protein: MALLEVEDLTVEFYTQEGVVTAVDGLSYSIERGEKFGVVGESGAGKSVTALSLMRLIERPGRITSGEIRFKDRNVLEMTETEVRSIRGSEIAMVFQDAQTALNPVYTVGEQISEAIRYHLGYDDREAKERTIELLDTVNIPEAKARYSDYPHEFSGGMQQRAVIAMALSCDPELLICDEPTTALDVTIEAQILAEIEELAEEFDTAIQLITHDLGVIAELCDRVMVMYAGKPVEKAPVEELYYDPKHPYTVGLMSSIPRVGDDRDRLQTIPGTMPDLVELPPGCSFHPRCPFAEESCSRTEPSLIDVETDEGATSPDDHLAACLEYTDGLTGGLEYEVVVEQTDAEEKPHQTGDGRDD; encoded by the coding sequence ATGGCGCTGCTCGAAGTCGAGGATCTGACCGTCGAGTTCTACACCCAAGAGGGCGTCGTCACCGCTGTCGACGGGTTGAGCTACTCCATCGAGCGCGGGGAGAAATTCGGCGTCGTCGGCGAAAGCGGCGCAGGAAAGAGCGTCACCGCTCTCTCGTTGATGCGGCTCATCGAGCGTCCGGGACGGATCACGAGCGGCGAGATCCGGTTCAAGGATCGAAACGTCCTCGAAATGACCGAAACGGAGGTTCGTTCGATCCGTGGCAGCGAGATCGCGATGGTGTTTCAGGACGCTCAGACCGCGCTCAATCCGGTGTACACCGTGGGTGAACAGATTTCCGAGGCGATCCGTTACCACCTCGGCTACGACGACCGGGAGGCAAAAGAGCGGACGATCGAGCTACTCGACACCGTGAACATTCCGGAAGCAAAAGCAAGATACTCCGATTATCCCCACGAGTTTTCCGGTGGAATGCAACAGCGGGCGGTGATCGCCATGGCGCTATCGTGCGATCCGGAGCTGCTCATCTGCGATGAGCCGACGACCGCGCTTGACGTGACCATCGAGGCCCAGATCTTGGCCGAGATCGAAGAGCTCGCCGAGGAGTTCGACACCGCGATCCAGTTGATCACCCACGACTTGGGCGTCATCGCGGAGCTGTGTGACCGGGTGATGGTGATGTACGCCGGCAAGCCCGTCGAAAAAGCGCCCGTCGAGGAGTTGTACTACGATCCGAAACACCCCTACACGGTCGGACTGATGAGTTCGATCCCGCGAGTGGGCGACGACCGCGATCGCCTCCAGACGATCCCGGGAACCATGCCGGATCTCGTGGAACTCCCGCCGGGGTGTAGCTTTCACCCGCGGTGTCCGTTCGCCGAAGAGAGCTGCTCGCGTACCGAGCCCTCGTTGATCGACGTCGAGACCGATGAGGGAGCGACGAGCCCCGACGATCACCTCGCGGCCTGTCTCGAATACACCGACGGTCTCACAGGAGGACTGGAATACGAAGTCGTCGTCGAACAGACGGACGCAGAGGAAAAACCCCATCAGACCGGAGATGGTCGGGATGACTAA